Part of the Mycolicibacterium mengxianglii genome is shown below.
CTCCATTCGTCATAGGGCGGGCACACCACGACTGCCTTCGCCCGCACCCGGGCGACCAGGCGCGCCGCGGCGGCATCATCGTCACCGCGGAGGTCGCACCCGCGCACCGCGCCGGTGTCGGTATCGCAGATCCACCACAGTCCGCCCCCGGAATGCGTGACTCTCTGCAGGTAGACCCGATCTACAGGGTTGCCGGCGGTGACCTCTCGTAGCTGTTGCTCGAGCAGCGATTCAAACGGTTCCACACCGAGGCGCAGCCGGGCGCGGGTGACGGCACCTCGAGAGGGTGGCTGCTGGGCCAGTCCACGCCCCGCCGCGGCGGGCAGGGTGGACCACAGCAAGGCCGTCACCTCGTCGTAGCCGGCCGAGGGGTACATCGCCGATGCCAGGACGTGGTAGGTGGTCACCCATGGCGGCAAGGTCCGCACGCGCTGGGCGACCCGTCCGCTGGCGCACAATGCCGCTTCGACCGCCGACATCGGTAGCGCATGCACCAACGCCGCAAGGGCCAGCCGATCCACCGCCGCGGTGCCTGCCATGCGTCTCCTTAAATCAATTTCTCGATCACCAACTTGGTGGGGAGTTTACGCATGCGTTACTCAACCAAATTGGTTGCGATTGGTCTAAACTCGCCAGTCTTATGCTCAATTGGTCCGCATTGGTTACATTGAACGGATCAATCCGGCATGAGTTCCGGGGTTGGCGAGGGGGGCCTAGGTTGCACGTTGGATCAACGAAGCCGGTAGTCGACCGGGACCTGCGCCGTCTCATCGACGAACACATCCTCACCGCCGCTCCCCAGGACGGTGGTCGCGTCCCGCCCGAACGCCAGATCGCCGAACAACTGGGTTGCTCACGTGCCCAGGTGCGCCGCGTCATGGGTGAGCTCGAACGGGAGGGCCGTGTCACTCGAGAGGTGGGGCGCGGCACGTTCCTCACGCCCACCGATACCGCCTCTCAACGGTTCGGGGCATCCTTCACGCCCGCGGCGATCATGACCGCGTCGATGGTGTTCGAACCCGAGGTCGTCTCCCTGGCTGCGCTGGCGGCTACCGAGGAGGATTTCGCGGAGCTGTATCGCTGCCTCGAACGGGGCGAAGCCGCATCCGATTACGAGTCGTTCGAGCAATGGGACATTTCGCTGCACCGGGCATTCGCCGTTGCGACACACAACAATCAGATCCTGGCGATGGTGGACGTATTGAACTCCACTCGCAACAACCCGGTGTGGGGCCGGCTCAAGCGAGACGGGTTCACCCCGGAGAACCGGCTGGCAATCCAGAACGAACACCACCAGATCGTTGCCGCTCTTGTTGACCGCGACCGTCGGCGTGCGGCCGTGGCAATGACCGAACATCTGCGGTTTGTCCGGCTCGTTGTGACGGGCCAGTGAAATGCCGGCCGTCGAGAAGTATCTAGATGAACAGGTCAGCCTGGGTGTGTTGGCCCCCGGCAGCCGGGTACCGACTGAACGCACGCTGGCTGCGCTGCTGGGATGCAGCCGGCACGACGTCCGCCGACAACTCGACACCCTCGAAACCCAGGGCCGGGTAGTTCGCCAGGTGGGGCGCGGCACCTTCCTCACCGGAACGGCCGCACCCCAGGTCGAGACAGCAGTCCGCCCACCCACCATGCTGAGCCCTCTGGACTTGATCGACGCGAGAGCCGCCTGGGAGCCGAATCTGATGACGCTGGTGGCGGTAGCCGCCACCACCGAGGATTTCGACGAGATTCGCCGATGCCTGGAGCAAGGCGAAGCCGCGGCCACCGCCGACGAATTCCTCGTGTTGGACATGGCATTTCATCGTGCACTGGCAATGGGCACCCACAACACGGTGGTGGCAGCGCTCAATGACATGGTGGAAAGCGGCCGCCGGCAGCTCGCCGGAAGCGGTCTGGACAAGCGTCGCTACACGATCGAGAACTGTAGCGTCTGCCAGAGCGAACACCGCGAGATCGCCGACGCGATCTTCGACCGGGACCCCATCCGCAGTCAGGCGGCGATGCGCAAGCATCTGCAGACGGTCCGGCAGCAGCTACTCTCCCAACTGCCCTGACAATGGCCGGTTCCAGTGGCCGGTTCCAGGAACCCGGTTCGTCAGTGCGCGAAATGCCGTGCACCGGTGAGGTACAACGTGATTCCGGCCTTCGTGGCTGCCTCGGTCACCAAGTCGTCGCGCATCGATCCGCCTGGATGCACGATCGCCTTGACCCCGGCGGCGGTCAGCGTCTCCAACCCGTCAGGGAACGGGAAGAACGCATCTGAGGCCGCCACTGCGCCCGGCACCCGGTCACCGCCGCGTTCCACGGCAAGACGAGCTGCGTCCACTCGGTTGACCTGTCCCATACCGACACCCACGGTGGCGCCGTCCTTGGCCACCACGATGGCATTCGACTTCACCGCGCGGCAGGCGCGCCACGCGAAGGCCAGATCGGTCAGCGTCGCCGGGTCGGCCGGCTCGCCGGTGGCCAACACCCAGTTCGACGGGTCGTCACCTTGGGCGTCGATCGCGTCGCGCTGCTGGACCAGCAGGCCACCGCTGACCTGGCGGAACTCGGTGCCGCCGGGCTGCGGCTCGGACGCCACCAGGACACGGATGTTCTTCTTGCGCGCCAGGATCTCGACCGCTCCCGGCTCATACGCCGGGGCGATGATCACCTCGGTGAAAATGTCGGCGACGGTTTCGGCCATCTCGACACTGACGGTGGTGTTGGCGGCGATCACTCCGCCGAACGCGCTGAGGGGGTCGCATTCGTGGGCCTTGCGATGCGCGTCGGCCACCGACACCGCCGAGATCGCGATACCGCACGGGTTGGCGTGTTTGATGATGGCTACGCAGATGTCTTCGTGATCGAAGGCTGCCCGCCAAGCCGCATCGGCGTCGGTGAAGTTGTTGTAGGACATCTCTTTACCGTGCAGCTGCTGCGCCTGGGCCAACCCGGGCCAGGCACTGTCATCGGTGTAGAGGGCCGCCTGCTGGTGCGGATTCTCGCCGTACCGCAACACCGAAGTCCGGCGCCACGTGCCGCCGTACCACGCGGGCAGCAGTTGGGCGGGCTCCTCCGGGGCGAGCACCTCACCCATCCAGGACGCGACGGCGACGTCGTACTCGGCGGTGTGCCGAAACGCCAACGAAGCCAAGATCTTCCGTTCGGCCAGGGTGAACCCGCCGTTACGGATAGCGGCAAGCACCCCGTCGTACCCGATCGGGTCGACGACGACAGCCACGCTCGGATGGTTCTTGGCCGCAGCGCGGACCATCGACGGACCGCCGATGTCGATCTGCTCGACGCACTCGTCCTCGCCGGCGCCGGATGCGACGGTCTCGGTGAACGGGTACAGGTTGACCACCACGAGTTCGAACGCGGCAATGCCGAGGTCCGCCAACGCCTCAGCGTGCTCGGGCTTGCGCAGGTCGGCGAGCAGTCCGGCATGCACCCGCGGGTGCAGCGTCTTCACCCGGCCGTCGAGCACCTCGGGAAAGCCTGTGACATCCTCGACCGGGGTGACCGGAATGCCGCTGCCGGCAATGGTTTTGGCGGTGGAACCGGTGGAGACGATGTCGACACCGGCCTCGTGCAGACCGCGCGCCAGGTCCACCAGGCCCGTCTTGTCGTACACGCTGATCAACGCTCGCCGGATCTGCTTACGCCCGCTCATGCTCTCAGCCCACTGTTCCACGTCATGCGATCACTGCCTTTCGTCCACTCCAGGTCACACCGCGGGTAGCGACCGCGGCGAGCACGTCCACCAAGAGGCGCCGTTCGACGACCTTGATGCGTTCGTGCAGAGTCTGTTCGTCGTCATCGTCGGCGACGGTGACGGCCTCCTGCGCCAGGATCGGGCCGGTGTCCATGCCGGCGTCGACGAGGTGCACCGTGCAACCGGTAACCTTCACGCCGTAATCCAGCGCCGATGACACTGCGTGCGCACCCGGGAAGGACGGCAGCAGCGCCGGGTGGGTGTTGACCACCCGGCCCGGGAAACGTGCGAGGAACTGGGTGCCCAGAATCTTCATGAAGCCCGCCGACACCACCAGGTCCGGCGAGTGGGCAGCGGTGGCGGCGGTGATCGCCGCATCCCAGGTGGCGCGGTCCGGGTAATCGCGTAGCGGCACGTGGTACGTGGGGACGCCGGCGGCCGCAGCGATATCTGCGGCCCGGCATTCGCGGTCCACCCCGACGGCGACCACGCGGGCGGGGTAATCGCCCACCGCCGCGTCCAGCAGCGACTTCAGCAGCGATCCGGTGCCGGAGGCCAGCACAATCAGCCGAGCCGGCGCGCTGGGGGCCACAATGACGGGTTGCTGCACGCAGAAAGCTTAGTCGGCTGCCACCCGTGCCACGACAGGCCTGGTACGACAGGCCGCCCTCAGTCTGCCGGGTTGCTCTTCGGGTCCTCGACAGCGCGATCGTTGTCGGCCTCCAGCAGATCCTCGGCGTCCGGAAGGTCGGCCAGGGCCTCGTGATCGATCGGCGGTGGGGGTTCGTAGATCGGCGCGGGCGCTGGGTCCGTCGCCAGACCGGGCTCGAGATCGGGCTCTGTCAAGGAGTCGGCCTCCGGCTCTGTCAACGACTCCGGCTCCGGCAGGATCAGCGGCGCCGTTTCCGCCTCGGCCAATGCCTCGTCGCTGGGCTGGGCCAACGGCGCGGCGACGAGCACCTTCACCGGCTTGGGCCTGCGCACCACACCGCCGGACATCACCACGGTGACCCCGCCGACGAGGAAGAACCACAGGAACACCGCAGGGGCGAAGGTGGCCTGGTCCACCCCCACCGACCCGAAGTTACCCAGCTGGCCACCGCCCGCGTAGCCGAGCAGGGCCATCACCGCGGCGGCCAGTACCGACGCCGCCAGCAGTCTCGCCACCGCGGGCAACAGCGGTAGCGGGTTGCGTGCGCACTGCTGTCCGACTGCCACACCGGAAGCGGCACCGATGATCAGCAGCGCCACCCACACCGGGCCCAGCGGCGGAGTCGGGGCCGCTGCCAGGATCGGGACGGCCGGGATGTCCCCGCCGAACACCGTGAACGAACTGAACGTGGCGAATCCGATATGGGCACTGGACCCGACAGCCATCGCCGAAGCCCCGACGATGACGTTCGGTGCATACAACACCGACAGCGCCGCCAGGCTCAGCTGGCCGAAGGGGGATTCGGTGATGCCGAACAGGTCGTGCATCGTGCCCCAGTGCACCACCAGCGAGGCGGCGGTGACCGCGGCCGACAACCCGAACAGCGCCAGCACACCCGCGGCCGCGCCGCGCACGGACCCAGCCAGCCAGCCCGGTAGCCGCAACGCGGCCAGCGCCCGGCGCCCGGCCTTGCTGCCCACCCCGATGAGCGCGCCGATGGCATGCACCGTCAGCACACTGAGGAAGGCATGGCCGGCGCTGGGGGTCTGCAACTGCGTCAGCACCGAGGCGGCGTCGTGCACCACCGCCAGCGACAGCGCCGCGATCAACAGCGGGCCGCCCACCGCCGAGGCCACGACCCAGCGGATGACGAACCAGGAGGCGCGATCCGACGTCGCCTGCGCGGTGGTGCGCGCGGTCCCCCACACCATCAGCAAGACCGGCAGCAGCGGCATGACGCCGAGTTCGCGCCCACCGATGAAGATCGGTACCTGATGTACTCCGAGCCACATGCTCGCGATGGCGCCGAACGCGCCGGTCATATCACTGTTGGCGATGACCAGCTGGACGAGCACCACTGCCGCGATGATGACCAATGCGACCAGCGCCGGACCGAAAGCGACCCGGATCAGATCACGTGCCTGGCGAGCCCCCGCCGTGCGGTTGTCCTGCATTCAACGTCAGACTCGCAGTGCCCGGCGAAGACCGGGTGCTGCGATACGGACTAGGACGGAGTGGATCCGGGCGACGGAGCGGGCTGCTCAGTCTGCGGCTGCGGCTGCTGCGGCTGCTGCGGCGTGGGCGCGGTGTGTTGTCCCGATCCGACCGCGGGTGGCGGACTGAAGCTCGGGAAACCGGTGGGAGGCGTCGGCGACCCACCACTTTCCTGGCCGTAACCGGCGGAGGCTCCGGGCTGGTAGCCGCCGTATTGCGACGGGTAACCGGGGCGGGAACCCTGGCCTTGCGGGCCCAGCGGCGGCTGGTGTCCCTGCTGACCGGGCTGGTTCTGCGGCTGTCCGTAGTAGCCGGTGGGCGGGCCGTACTGGCCGTACTGCGGCTGCTCGTACTTGGGCCGCGGTGTGGGCGCGCTGATCACGCCGGATTCCAGCAGCAGTGCTCCGATGGCGACGATCGCCTGGAGCACGGCGAAGGCCAGCACCAGCCAGGCGGCCCAGCCGGTGGTCACATAGCTCGAAGTGTTGAACAGCTGGCTCACGATGACCAGGACGCCCAGAACCGCCAGGATCGCCACCACACCCAGGTATCCCTTGGTCCTCGGCAGCAGGCCGACTGCAGCGAGCAGCGCCGCCAGGAGGGTGGCCAGGGTCAGCATGATCCCGCCACCGCTGGTGGCTTCGACACTGATGGGGCCCAGCTCGGCGCTCGAAGTGAAGACCGGACCGAAGCTGGACAGGTAGGCCGCCAACCCGAGCACCACGACGGCGATCGACAGGTACTGCGGCAGCTTGGTGGGGCCCGGCTCGGCGGCCGCGGCGAAGGACTGAGTGGGTGCTCCATAGGAGCCGGGCGGCTGCGCGGATGGGAAACCGCCGCCGGGTTGATTACCGGGTGAGTAGGTCATGACCTCTCCTGTGTTCGTTTTGGGCGCCACCGCGGGTGACACTTACGTCGGATCCGCTTGGTGGGAAGGCCGACGAACACCTGCGTCGGTATTCGAGACGCGGATTCGCGTCATCCACGCTAGCGCACCGAGCCCCGGCAACCACGCGCCGTTCCGCGTGTCTCGGGCGCGTCCCGCGCCACAGTGTCGGACGGGTCTCAGCCGCCGGCGGACGTCAGCGCCGGTTGTCCTGCCGTCTGGCGCTCGGCCGCCTCGATCTCCCGCACCAGTGGTAAGACGCGCGCGCCGAAGTACTCGATCTCTTCCTGGAAGTGCAGGAAGCCGCCGAGGATGAGGTCGACGCCGCGCTTGCGGTAGGCGGCGATCCGCTCGGCAATCTGCTCCGGGGTGCCGATCAACTGCGTGCGGAACCCGTCGTTGTACTGCACCAGATCCTCGAAGGTGGAGTCCGCCCACATGCCTTTCCGGTCGCCGGTGGCGGCGCCGGCCTGCTGCACCGCGCCGTGGAAACCTGCGACGGCGGGGCGATTGGCCTTGGCGATGATCTCGCGGAGCGTCTCTTTGGCTTCTCTTTCGGAGTCTCTGGCGATGATGAAGCCGTTGAGACCGATCCTGACCTCCCGGTTCGCGGTGCGGGCGTGATCGCGGACGTCGACGACCTGCTCGGTGATCCCGTCGTAGTCCTTGCCGTTGGAGAAGTACCAGTCGGAATACAGACCGCCGTTACGCCGGGCGACGGTGGAGTTCCCGCCCTGGAAGATCTCGGGGTTGGGCCGGGCGGGGGTGTTCAGCGGCTTGGGCTTCAGCGTGAACTCGTGAATCCGGTAGAAGTCGCCCCGGAAATCAACGTCGTCCTCGGTCCAGATCTTGCGAAGGACCTGGAGGAACTCGGCGCTGCGCCGGTAACGCTCGTCGTGTTCGAGCCAGGGTTCGCCGAGGTGGGTGAATTCGTCTTTGAACCAGCCGGACACCACGTTGACCGCGAACCGCCCGCCGGAGAGGTGATCGGCGGTGGCGCCGAGCTTGGCCAGCACCGCCGGCTGCCACAGCCCCGGGTGTACCGCGGCGATCACCTTCAGCCGCTCGGTGGCCAGTAACAGCGCCAGCGAGAAACTGGTCGACTCGTGCTGATATTCAGCGCCGTAGCTGGCTTCGTACCGCACCTGCGACAGTGCGTACTCGAACCCGTTGTTCTCGGCGGTCTGGGCAAGTTTCTTGTTGTACTCGTAATTCCAGTCGGTGCGCTGTTCGATGTCACTGGTCACCAGCCCGCCGCTGACGTTGGGCACCCAATAAGCGAACGTGATGTTCTCGGCGATGCGTTCGGTCGTCATGGCGCGATCACATCCCGGCGGGGGTCATGCGTCACCCCTTTAATTCGCCGAGAGTCCAGTCGACGCAGACCCCGGTGAGCCCGGCGCAGGTGACTGCCGCCCTTGCCCTGTGGACTAGAACACGTTCTAATTCTGTCCATGGATTATGGGCTCGTACTTTTCACCAGCGATCGCGGGATCGCTCCGCCTGCGGCGGCCAAGCTTGCCGACGATCACGGCTTCACCACTTTCTACGTGCCCGAACACACCCACATCCCGATCAAGCGGCAAGCCGCACATCCCACCACCGGCGATGAGTCGCTGCCTGATGACCGTTACATGCGCACCCTGGATCCGTGGGTCTCCCTGGGCGCCGCGTGTGCGGTGACCTCACGCGTGCGACTGTCGACCGCCGTGGCCTTGCCGGTCGAGCACGACCCGATCACCCTGGCGAAATCGATCGCCACGCTCGATCACCTGTCCGGCGGGCGGGTCAGCCTCGGCGTCGGATTCGGTTGGAACACCGACGAACTCGCCGACCACAAGGTGCCGCCGGGTCGACGTCGCACCATGCTGCGGGAGTACCTCGAAGCGATGCGGGCGCTGTGGACTCAGGAAGAGGCTTCCTACGACGGCGAATTCGTGAAGTTCGGGCCGAGCTGGGCGTGGCCCAAGCCCGTGCAGTCGCATATTCCGGTTCTGGTGGGCGCCGCGGGGACGGAGAAGAATTTCAAGTGGATTTCCCGGTCCGCGGACGGCTGGATCACCACGCCGCGCGATTTCGACATCGACGAACCGGTGAAGCTGCTGCAGGACACCTGGGCCGCTGCCGGCCGCGACGGTGCCCCGCAGATCGTGGCACTGGATTTCAAGCCCGACCCCGACAAGCTGGCGCGTTGGGCGGAACTCGGGGTGACCGAGGTGCTCTTCGGGTTGCCTGACAAGCCCGAACCCGAGGTCGGCGCCTACGTGGAACGGTTGGCAGGCAAGCTCGCCGCGTTGGTGTGACTCGGGTAGTCGGCTACGCGTGACCCGGGCGTCGCCGAGGACGACTGTTCGTGGGCATGAGGACTCACCTCAGCGAGAGGAAAGGGCCATGTCCGGCATCAGTCCACTGATCGTCCGCATCTTCGACGATCCGCACGCCAAGCACCGCCGCGTCAATCGCGAAGGTGAGGGAAACCACCCGCGTTTCGAGACGAAGGGGCGGGTGCGGCGACGCCGGCCGAAGAGAACCGACTGACCCTCAGGCGAGCACCGCGCGGTTGCCGTTCTCGGTCGACCGCACCCGGATCGCGGCGCCCAGCGGTTCACCTTCGCTCAACAGCCGCACCAGGTCCTCATCCTCGGTCGTGGCCATGAAGCGCGACCCGTCCGCATCGAGGCGGCCGACGATGATGCCGGTGCGCACCGGCCAGTCGTAGCGCACCGAGTAGGTTTCGATGGTGCCGTCGCCCTGCGGGGTTTTGGTGACGGCGACCTTCGGCAGGGCCGCGACGTCGGCGTTGAGCCCGGTGCATCGATCGGCGCGCCAGTTGACCGGTGTCGTGGAGTAGATCCCGACCGAGTACTTGCTCATGATGCCGCCGTTGGCGCCGATGAAACCGAATTGCCCTGGGTTGTCCCGCATCTGGACCACGGTCTCGGCGATGGCGTGTAGCGAGTAGCTGTTGCCCGGCCCCCCGAAATACGGCAGCCCGCCGGTGAGGGTCAGGCCGCGCGGGTCGGCACCGTCGATACCGAGCGCTTCGCACATGACGAACACCGGGAACGGGAAGCAGCTGTAGAGGTCGAAGGTCGACACGTCCTCGACACCGATGCCCGCCATCTGCAGTGCTTCCTGCGCCGCCAGCACCGCCGCGGGGCTGGCACTGAGGTCGGAGCGCTCCAGCAGGGCCTGCTCCACCATGTCGGAATGCCCGTGCAGATACACCCATTTGCCTTCGGGCACACCGAGTCGACGGGCCGCGGCGACCGACATCAGCACGGCGGCCGCACCCTGGTTCACGGTGTCCCGGGCGACCAGCAACCGGGGGTACGGGTCGCAGATCATCCGGTTGTCGGCGGTGACGGTTTCGATCTCTTCGACCGACCGCTCCACCGGGGAGGACGAAAATGGGTTCTTGGCGGCGACTTTGGACATCGGCGCGAACAACTCCGCCATCGCGTGCCGGTAGTCGGCAACACTGAGGCCCAGCCGCGCCCGCCGCGCGTTGTCCAGGAGCGCGTATTGCACCGCGGCGCCGGTCAATCCGTGGGTCACCGTGTATTCGTCGATGTACTGGTGGATCTGGTGGCCGCGGTCCTCGAGCTGACCGTCGACGTGTTCGGTGAAGTCCGGCTTGTCCTGGCGATCGGCGAAGTAGCGGGCCGTGGACCCGGGTTCGGAGCCGATCACCATCGCGACGTCGATCTCCCCCGCCGCGATCGCCGTGGCGAATTCGGTGATCACCTTCTGCGATCCCTGACCCCCCACGGGTTCGAGCACCACCCGGGCCGGGTCGGCGCCGAGGCGACGCATCACCGAGCGCGGATAGTTGTTCGACTTCCCCAGAACGGCCGGCATCGGCCCGGAGATCTCAAACTGGCGCAGCCCGACCACGACGTCGACCGCGGTGGCGACCTCCGCCGGCGGCGCTCCGGTGTCCGCCAGTGCTGCCCGCGCCGCCTCCGTGGCCAGGTCCACCGCGGACATTCCGCGATAACCGGGGTCGTCGATCTTCTCGGTGAATTGACCGACCCCGACGAGCACGGGGGTTCTGGGATCAACCGGCATCTGGACCTCCTGGCGGTAACTACTTCGAGAGGCTAATAGAACGTGTTCTCGTTTGGCCAACCCAACCGTAAATCACGTGGACGTACGTCAGCCTCGATGTACACCGAATTCGACGTACACTGATCGGCATGAACTGGGTGCCGCGGCCCATGTCGCTGGTGGTCGGAGGCGTCGTCCCGACCGAGGACGTGGTGGGTCGGGTACGTGAAGCCGGCGAGGTGCTGGCGTCACTGCCGAACACCGGCGCGGTGCTGGTGGGCGACCGCCGGCACGGCAAGACCTCGCTCGCACGGCTGGTGCAGCGCCTGGCGGCCGAACAGGGCGCGCTTGTCGTCGCCGTCAGCGCCGAGCGGGAAACCTACGGCGAGTTCGTCGCCGCCCTGATCTCCGAACTGGCCAGGATCGACCCCGCATGGGCGCAGGAGCTGGCCCGGATCCGGATCACCGTCACCGCGGGCCCGGTGAAACTCGAACGCAGCGGGCGGACCGCGGCGGCCTTCGACGACCTGCTCGACCGAGCCGTCAGCCGCGCCAAGGGCCGAACCCTGGCCTTGTTCATCGACGAGGTGAGCGTGCTGGCGCGGAACCTCGAACGGGCCCAGCCGGGCTCCGGGGATGCCTTCCTGCATCTGCTGCGCCGGATCCGTCAGGAGAATCCGGGACGGGTCGCGACGGTGTTGTCCGGGTCGATCGGATTTCACCACGTCTCGGCCGACGCTCCCGCCACCGTCAACGACATCCCGAAGATCGCCGTCGGCCCCATCCGCAGCGACCATGCCACCTATCTCGCGCAGTGCCTGCTTCTGGGCAGCGCCACCCCCACCACCGACCAGTACCAGGTGGCCGCGGCCATCGCCGCGGCGGCCGAGAACATCCCGTACTACATCCAGCACCTGGTCGCCGCGGCCCGCCGATCCTGGCACGACACCGCGGTTGTCCCCTACCCCGAGCTGATCGACGGCCTGGTCACCGACGCCATCCACGACCCGTACGACCCGTGGGATCTACGGCACTACCGGGACCGACTGCAGCACTACTACGGCGCCGACGCCCCCGCCATCGCCGAACTCTTGGACATCTACGCGCACTCGGAACGGCCGCTGGAGGTGGACACCGTGATGATGCGGCTGCGCAGCGAAGGCAGCCCGATAGTCGACCGCGCGCACCTGGTCTCGTTCATCGAGCGCCTGGTCCTCGATCACTACCTGGTTCGCGCGGGTGACACGGACAGCTTCGCCTCACCGCTGCTGCAGCGCGCCTGGAAGGCGATGCGACGGTGAGCAGCCACCATCCGGTGTTCACACCGTCGGCCGCCGGCCCCGCCGAACTCGAGGCGCAGACGGTGGGACGCACCCACCTCATCGAGACCCTGGTGAGCCGGATCAAGTCGGCCGCCCGCGATGGGTCGCGACCGCACACGCTGCTGATCGCTCCGCGTGGCGGGGGCAAGACCCACACCATGCAGGTCACCCTCCACCGGGTGCTGGCCGACCGGGAAACCGCGGAACGCCTTCTGCTGGTGGCCATTCCCGAGGACTCGTTGGCAATCGGTTCCTACGCGGACCTGCTGGTCGAGATCGCCCGCGCCCTGGACCCCGACCTCGCGGAGACGGCCAGGACCCTGCGCCTCCTGCGCGATCCGGTGGGCATCGAAGCTGCCGTGATGGCATTCGCGGCCGGCCGGATGGTCCTGCTCGCCGTGGAGAACCTCGATCGGATCTTCGACGGCATCGGGCCTGCCGGACAGGGCAGTCTGCGCGCATGGGTCGAAACCTCCACGGCACTCTTGGTTTTCGCCACGGCACCGCGCCGATTCCCGGGGGTATCCTCGCGCGAGTACCCGTGGTACGGGTCGTTCAGTGTGGAACCGCTGCCCGGGCTGAACCTCGAGGATGCCGCGACCCTGCTGCGACGCGCGGCGCAACGCCGGTCCGACGAATCGCTGGCGGCCTATGTCGATACCGCCCAGGGCCGTGACCGCCTCTCGGCCATCCATCACCTCGCCGGCGGCTCCCCCAGGATCTGGCAGCTGTTGTCGGAGAACGTCGATGCGCACGCCCTGGCGGAACTGACCCCGGCAGTGCAGACGCTGCTCGACCGACTGGCGCCGTACTACCAACACCAACTGTGGCAACTGCCCGCCGGCGAGCAGCGTCTGATCGTCGAACTCGCCCGCGGCTGGACCCCACGTACCGTCTCCGATCTGGCTGCCGCCGTGGGGGTTTCCAACCAGTCGGCGTCGGCGGCATTGGGCCGGCTCGCTACCGAGCACTGGGTCACGTCCTCGAAAGCCACCGACGGCGATCGACGGACGTCCTGGTACGACCTCACCGAACCCCTGCTGCGCTATCACGTGCGCTACCGCGACAACGGGGCCCTCACCGAGAACGACATCAGGGCCGCGACCCCAGCGGAGTCACGGCCCTGATGTGTGAGAACTACTGAAACTACAGGCTTTCCAGGATCTCCCGAGCCTTGGCAGCGGTCTCCGAGGGCGTCTTACCGACCTTCACCCCAGCGGCCTCCAACGCTTCCTGCTTACCCGCAGCGGTGCCCGCACCGTCGGAGACGATGGCGCCGGCGTGGCCCATCGTCTTGCCCTCGGGCGCGGTGAAACCCGCGACGTAGCCGACGACCGGCTTGGTCACGTTGGCCTTGATGTAGGCCGCGGCCTTCTCCTCGGCGTCGCCGCCGATCTCACCGATCATCACGATCAGCTTGGTCTCGGGATCGGCCTCGAACGCCTCGATCGCGTCGATGTGGGTGGTACCGATGACCGGGTCACCGCCGATGCCGATGGCGGTCGAGAAGCCGAGATCGCGCAGCTCGTACATCATCTGGTAGGTCAGCGTGCCGGACTTCGAGACCAGGCCGATCGGGCCCTTGCCGGTGATGTTGTTCGGCGTGATGCCGACCAGCGACTCACCGGGGGTGATGATGCCGGGGC
Proteins encoded:
- the sucD gene encoding succinate--CoA ligase subunit alpha; amino-acid sequence: MSIFLNKDSKVIVQGITGGEGTKHTALMLKAGTQVVGGVNARKAGTEVTHVDKEGKEVRLPVFGSVEEAMKVTGADVSIAFVPPAFSKDAIIEAIDAEIPLLVVITEGIPVQDSAYAWAYNLEKGEKTRIIGPNCPGIITPGESLVGITPNNITGKGPIGLVSKSGTLTYQMMYELRDLGFSTAIGIGGDPVIGTTHIDAIEAFEADPETKLIVMIGEIGGDAEEKAAAYIKANVTKPVVGYVAGFTAPEGKTMGHAGAIVSDGAGTAAGKQEALEAAGVKVGKTPSETAAKAREILESL
- a CDS encoding ATP-binding protein; amino-acid sequence: MSSHHPVFTPSAAGPAELEAQTVGRTHLIETLVSRIKSAARDGSRPHTLLIAPRGGGKTHTMQVTLHRVLADRETAERLLLVAIPEDSLAIGSYADLLVEIARALDPDLAETARTLRLLRDPVGIEAAVMAFAAGRMVLLAVENLDRIFDGIGPAGQGSLRAWVETSTALLVFATAPRRFPGVSSREYPWYGSFSVEPLPGLNLEDAATLLRRAAQRRSDESLAAYVDTAQGRDRLSAIHHLAGGSPRIWQLLSENVDAHALAELTPAVQTLLDRLAPYYQHQLWQLPAGEQRLIVELARGWTPRTVSDLAAAVGVSNQSASAALGRLATEHWVTSSKATDGDRRTSWYDLTEPLLRYHVRYRDNGALTENDIRAATPAESRP